One genomic segment of Alicycliphilus denitrificans K601 includes these proteins:
- a CDS encoding MaoC/PaaZ C-terminal domain-containing protein encodes MMNLPYGELAIGQRARSRGRTITETDVVNFCGLTGNWLEIHANAEFAKKSMFGQRVVQGGLVFVISNALFGFDSAVVEAFYGVDKLRFLKPTFIGDTLHAESEIIAMRDKGDKHGVVTAQLWAVNQRSERVLSCEFTLLIRRERLIVD; translated from the coding sequence ATGATGAATCTCCCCTACGGGGAACTCGCGATCGGGCAGCGGGCCCGATCCCGCGGCCGCACGATCACCGAGACCGATGTGGTCAATTTCTGCGGGCTGACCGGGAACTGGCTGGAGATCCACGCCAATGCCGAATTCGCCAAGAAGTCGATGTTCGGCCAGCGGGTGGTGCAGGGAGGACTGGTGTTCGTCATCAGCAACGCGCTGTTCGGCTTCGACTCCGCCGTCGTCGAAGCGTTCTACGGCGTCGACAAGCTGCGCTTCCTCAAGCCCACCTTCATCGGCGACACCCTGCACGCGGAAAGCGAAATCATCGCCATGCGCGACAAGGGCGACAAGCACGGCGTGGTGACCGCCCAGCTGTGGGCGGTGAACCAGCGCTCGGAACGGGTCTTGAGCTGCGAGTTCACGCTGCTGATCCGCCGCGAGCGCCTCATCGTCGACTGA
- a CDS encoding acyclic terpene utilization AtuA family protein: MKKVVRLGAGSGFWGDAMDPAVELLERGELDYLCFDFLAELTMALLQRQKLKNPQMGYVPDAVTYMNAMLKTARDRGTKLISNGGGVNPRAAAERIAEGARAAGLQGTRIALVEGDDLLHKLDDLIAQRVPMVNMDTGDSDFAAIRSRVVSANVYTDSTGIVEGLAGGADVVIAGRVSDNAVYVGPLAHEFGWARDAAHVNRFASAVTLGHIVECAAACTGGMSSRFAEMPNMGRVGFPIVEFSADGSAEVTKLAGTGGRVDLFTIKEHLVYEIADPRSYLMPDAVADFTSLKLEQAGEDRVRVSGITGRPAPDMLKLVVGYQDGWIGESMAFFPWPNAFDRAVKARQTMLERFERMGLEASQVHFDFIGVNMLHGPGAPKPDPAVANQLPEVGLRCAVRTRTAEEADKVRRAGSHLWIMGPGGTSFGTPMKPRPVISLWPTLIPRSFVEQKTEILVS, encoded by the coding sequence ATGAAGAAAGTCGTCCGCCTGGGTGCGGGTTCCGGGTTCTGGGGCGATGCGATGGATCCGGCCGTGGAGTTGCTCGAGCGCGGTGAGCTCGACTACCTGTGTTTCGATTTCCTGGCCGAACTGACCATGGCGCTGCTGCAGCGGCAGAAGCTCAAGAACCCGCAAATGGGTTACGTGCCCGACGCGGTCACGTACATGAACGCCATGCTGAAGACGGCGCGGGATCGCGGCACGAAGCTGATCTCCAACGGCGGCGGCGTGAATCCCCGGGCCGCCGCGGAGCGGATCGCCGAAGGAGCGCGCGCGGCCGGCCTGCAGGGCACGCGGATCGCGCTGGTCGAAGGCGACGACCTGCTGCACAAGCTCGACGATCTCATCGCGCAACGCGTTCCCATGGTCAACATGGATACCGGCGACAGCGACTTCGCCGCCATCCGCTCCCGCGTGGTGTCGGCGAACGTCTACACGGACAGCACCGGCATCGTCGAGGGTCTCGCGGGTGGCGCCGACGTGGTGATCGCGGGCCGGGTGTCCGACAACGCGGTCTACGTCGGGCCGCTGGCCCACGAATTCGGCTGGGCGCGCGATGCCGCGCACGTGAACCGCTTCGCTTCCGCCGTGACGCTGGGACACATCGTCGAATGCGCGGCCGCCTGCACCGGCGGCATGTCCTCCCGCTTCGCCGAAATGCCCAACATGGGCCGCGTCGGCTTCCCCATCGTGGAGTTTTCCGCCGACGGCAGCGCGGAGGTCACGAAGCTCGCGGGCACCGGTGGCCGGGTCGACCTGTTCACGATCAAGGAGCACCTGGTCTACGAGATCGCCGACCCGCGCAGCTACCTGATGCCGGATGCCGTGGCGGACTTCACCTCGCTCAAGCTGGAACAGGCCGGCGAGGACCGGGTGCGCGTGAGCGGCATCACCGGCCGCCCGGCCCCCGACATGCTGAAGCTGGTGGTCGGTTACCAGGACGGCTGGATCGGCGAGAGCATGGCCTTCTTCCCCTGGCCCAATGCCTTCGACCGCGCCGTGAAAGCCAGGCAGACCATGCTGGAGCGTTTCGAGCGCATGGGCCTCGAGGCCTCGCAAGTGCATTTCGACTTCATCGGCGTGAACATGCTGCACGGTCCCGGGGCACCGAAGCCCGACCCGGCGGTGGCCAACCAGTTGCCGGAAGTGGGGCTGCGCTGCGCCGTGCGTACCCGCACGGCGGAAGAGGCGGACAAGGTGCGGCGCGCCGGTTCGCACCTGTGGATCATGGGCCCCGGGGGCACCTCGTTCGGCACACCCATGAAGCCGCGGCCGGTGATCTCGCTCTGGCCGACGTTGATCCCGCGGTCCTTCGTCGAGCAGAAGACCGAAATCCTGGTGAGCTGA
- a CDS encoding AtuA-related protein, which translates to MAKIVRDIAYVRSGDKGDVCTAGVIARTPADYAVLKASVTPAAVKSLYGDWVRGDVHCYPMDNIEAVVVVMERALGGGATKTLRLDQTGKSLGYALLRLPVLD; encoded by the coding sequence ATGGCGAAGATCGTTCGAGACATCGCTTACGTCCGCTCCGGCGACAAGGGCGACGTGTGCACGGCCGGCGTGATCGCGCGCACGCCGGCGGACTATGCAGTCCTGAAGGCCAGCGTGACGCCGGCCGCGGTGAAATCGCTGTACGGGGACTGGGTGCGCGGCGACGTCCATTGCTATCCGATGGACAACATCGAAGCGGTGGTCGTGGTGATGGAGCGCGCCCTCGGCGGCGGGGCGACGAAGACCCTGCGCCTGGACCAGACCGGCAAGTCACTCGGCTACGCCCTGCTGCGCCTGCCGGTGCTCGACTGA
- a CDS encoding Bug family tripartite tricarboxylate transporter substrate binding protein, which produces MQSRTLAALALSFAAMLGIGGNASAQAAYPTQPIKIVLPFAAGSPTDAILRVIAGPLGKRLGQSVVVDNKPGATGLIGTEFAARAAPDGYTLLFGTNTTQVANQYFFKKLPYDGEKDFTPVAIVGGVPHVLVVNPSLPVNSVPELIAYARSHPGKISFPYANSTTRITGSTFRVMTKTNLVEIPYKAYGQAVTDLLGGQTQMMFIDFTTGLEHIRAGKLKALGVTPERSAKLPGVPAMKEVLPGFEIGNWNGLFAPAGTPKAVVDRLNREMAAVLAIPEVQKQIDATGYELLRQMSPAEFGKFIAAESVHWGKLVKAAGVEAE; this is translated from the coding sequence ATGCAATCCAGAACCCTCGCCGCCCTCGCCCTGTCCTTTGCCGCGATGCTGGGCATCGGCGGCAACGCCTCCGCCCAGGCCGCCTATCCGACCCAGCCGATCAAGATCGTCCTGCCCTTTGCGGCCGGGAGCCCCACGGACGCGATCCTGCGGGTGATCGCGGGCCCGCTCGGCAAGCGTCTCGGCCAAAGCGTCGTCGTCGACAACAAGCCGGGCGCAACCGGCCTGATCGGCACCGAGTTCGCGGCCCGGGCCGCGCCGGACGGGTACACGCTCCTGTTCGGAACCAACACGACGCAGGTCGCCAACCAGTACTTCTTCAAGAAGCTGCCTTACGACGGTGAAAAGGACTTCACCCCGGTGGCGATCGTCGGCGGCGTGCCGCACGTGCTGGTGGTCAATCCCTCGCTGCCGGTCAACAGCGTGCCCGAGCTGATCGCCTATGCGCGCTCCCATCCCGGAAAGATCTCGTTCCCGTACGCCAACAGCACCACCCGCATCACGGGCAGCACGTTCCGCGTCATGACGAAGACCAACCTGGTGGAGATCCCGTACAAGGCCTACGGCCAGGCGGTCACCGACCTTCTCGGCGGCCAGACGCAGATGATGTTCATCGATTTCACCACCGGCCTCGAGCACATCCGCGCAGGCAAGCTGAAGGCGCTGGGCGTCACGCCCGAGCGCTCGGCGAAGTTGCCCGGCGTGCCCGCGATGAAGGAAGTGCTGCCCGGTTTCGAGATCGGCAACTGGAACGGCCTGTTCGCTCCGGCGGGTACGCCCAAGGCCGTGGTCGACCGCCTGAACCGTGAAATGGCCGCGGTGCTGGCGATCCCGGAGGTGCAGAAGCAGATCGATGCGACCGGCTACGAACTGCTGCGCCAGATGTCGCCGGCGGAATTCGGCAAGTTCATCGCCGCCGAGAGCGTGCATTGGGGCAAGCTGGTCAAGGCCGCGGGCGTGGAGGCGGAATGA
- a CDS encoding IclR family transcriptional regulator, producing the protein MAVNLPAPPADAPARPSEVRVLARGLAILRAFEPANEWRTNTELATLTELPKPTVSRLTANLTESGYLIYSAERAAYRLSTSVLALGYVAASNRNLVVIARPLMQEFADQHNLSVVLGSPDGGSMVCNEVAHSRSLLFTLRVRVGSRLRMGQSALGRALIGSMGDAERDRVLARLEETDHETWSVLHGQLKTVVSQMQRRGYVIAAGTLERGTNGVAVVIDTPDGPHGFALGCAAPSGILSVSRIESEVAPDLLALKRRLEADLSVTADGPDS; encoded by the coding sequence ATGGCAGTGAATCTTCCGGCCCCTCCCGCCGACGCGCCCGCGCGTCCCTCGGAAGTCCGTGTGCTTGCGCGCGGCCTGGCCATCCTGCGCGCGTTCGAGCCCGCCAACGAGTGGCGGACGAACACGGAACTCGCCACCCTGACCGAATTGCCGAAACCGACGGTGTCCCGGCTCACGGCCAATCTGACGGAATCCGGCTACCTGATCTACTCGGCCGAACGCGCCGCCTACCGCCTGAGCACTTCGGTGCTCGCGCTCGGTTACGTTGCGGCATCGAACCGCAATCTGGTCGTGATCGCCCGCCCCCTCATGCAGGAGTTCGCCGATCAGCACAACCTCTCCGTCGTCCTGGGCTCGCCGGACGGGGGCAGCATGGTGTGCAATGAAGTGGCCCACAGCCGGAGCCTGCTGTTCACGCTGCGCGTTCGCGTCGGCTCCCGCCTGCGCATGGGACAGTCGGCCCTCGGTCGTGCCCTGATCGGATCGATGGGCGATGCGGAGCGCGATCGCGTGCTCGCGAGGCTCGAGGAAACGGACCACGAAACCTGGTCCGTGCTGCACGGGCAGCTCAAGACCGTGGTGTCCCAGATGCAGCGGCGCGGGTATGTCATCGCCGCGGGCACGCTGGAACGCGGGACCAACGGCGTGGCCGTGGTGATCGATACGCCGGACGGGCCGCATGGCTTTGCACTGGGCTGCGCGGCGCCCTCCGGGATCCTGAGCGTGTCGCGGATCGAGAGCGAGGTTGCCCCGGACCTGCTCGCGCTCAAGCGTAGGCTGGAAGCGGATCTGAGCGTGACGGCCGACGGCCCGGACAGCTGA
- a CDS encoding enoyl-CoA hydratase-related protein has translation MSGPAARPFVQASRQGDVVTLRLDHPETLNRLASEAQFLELAGQIRSVAADTSVRALVITGQGAAFCAGGDIRNMAAREGFSAGTAADIEERYRRSVHQVPRALSEIDIPTIAAVNGPAYGAGCDLACFCDIRLAARNASFSFSFVQLGIVPGDGGAWMLPRLIGRSNAMEMAFTADPVDAETALRIGLVSQVVDGSQLLDRAHAIANRIAQHPARAVRMTKRLLRDAEHTTLAKHLDLAAAFQAIAHLTPEHLTAVEAVLARLQARGLPAARAEGAD, from the coding sequence ATGAGCGGCCCGGCCGCCCGCCCGTTCGTGCAAGCGAGCCGGCAGGGTGACGTCGTCACCCTGCGGCTCGATCATCCGGAGACCTTGAACCGGCTGGCGTCCGAGGCGCAGTTCCTGGAACTGGCCGGCCAGATCCGCTCGGTCGCGGCGGACACCAGCGTGCGCGCCCTCGTCATCACGGGCCAGGGGGCGGCGTTTTGCGCCGGCGGCGACATCCGCAACATGGCGGCGCGCGAAGGCTTTTCGGCCGGGACGGCGGCCGACATCGAGGAGCGGTATCGGCGTTCGGTGCACCAGGTGCCACGCGCGCTGAGCGAGATCGACATCCCGACGATCGCCGCGGTGAACGGCCCGGCCTATGGAGCCGGCTGCGACCTGGCGTGCTTCTGCGACATCCGGCTGGCCGCCCGCAACGCGAGCTTCTCGTTCAGCTTCGTGCAACTCGGCATCGTCCCCGGTGACGGCGGTGCCTGGATGCTCCCGCGCCTGATCGGCAGGTCCAACGCCATGGAAATGGCCTTCACCGCCGATCCCGTCGACGCCGAGACGGCGCTGCGCATCGGCCTGGTGTCGCAGGTGGTGGACGGGAGTCAACTGCTGGACCGCGCGCATGCGATCGCCAACCGGATCGCGCAGCATCCTGCGCGCGCGGTGCGGATGACCAAGAGATTGCTGCGCGATGCGGAGCACACCACGCTGGCCAAGCATCTGGACCTGGCAGCCGCGTTCCAGGCCATTGCCCATCTCACGCCGGAACACCTGACCGCGGTTGAGGCTGTGCTGGCGCGGCTGCAGGCACGGGGCTTGCCCGCTGCGCGAGCCGAAGGAGCGGATTAA
- a CDS encoding IclR family transcriptional regulator: protein MVRKRDTKAFAQHSDRAHDPGAEVDSLRRGLELLRLFDARHRSLQAADIAAKLGLSRVTAAKLIATLESQNFLRPSSHGDGGFEPHVACLALGRAVKRSLPIVPVAKPRMLALSQRFGVHVTLSTRDRLHMLVVEHVVPSGQVRMGLDAGARLPLLSSASGRAYLAAQPEPARSKLVKLIKADETQGAFRQATVDAAVHELEKRGWCFLASPVTSQTNSIATPIRAGASADYVLTAMAVGPDVKHDLRDEVAPDLLNQARQIAFELGAAG from the coding sequence ATGGTCCGCAAGCGCGACACCAAGGCCTTCGCCCAGCACTCCGACCGCGCGCACGATCCGGGCGCCGAAGTCGACTCGCTGCGCCGCGGCCTGGAACTGCTGCGACTGTTCGACGCCCGGCATCGATCCCTCCAGGCCGCCGACATCGCGGCCAAGCTCGGCCTGTCGCGCGTTACGGCCGCCAAGCTGATCGCCACGCTCGAGAGCCAGAATTTCCTGCGCCCGTCCAGCCATGGCGACGGTGGCTTCGAACCCCACGTGGCCTGCCTGGCGCTCGGACGCGCAGTGAAGCGCAGCCTGCCGATCGTGCCGGTGGCGAAACCGAGGATGCTGGCCCTGTCGCAGCGTTTCGGCGTGCACGTGACGCTTTCGACCCGCGATCGCCTCCACATGCTGGTGGTGGAGCACGTGGTGCCCAGCGGCCAAGTGCGCATGGGCCTGGACGCGGGCGCGCGGCTGCCCCTGCTCAGTTCCGCGTCGGGGCGTGCTTATCTGGCCGCCCAGCCGGAGCCGGCACGGAGCAAGTTGGTCAAGTTGATCAAGGCCGACGAGACCCAAGGCGCATTCCGCCAGGCCACGGTGGACGCAGCCGTCCACGAACTCGAGAAGCGAGGGTGGTGCTTCCTCGCGTCGCCCGTCACGAGCCAGACGAATTCGATCGCCACGCCGATCCGCGCCGGCGCCAGCGCCGATTACGTCCTGACGGCCATGGCGGTCGGCCCGGACGTGAAGCACGACCTGCGGGACGAGGTCGCCCCCGATCTGCTCAATCAGGCGCGGCAGATCGCTTTCGAACTCGGCGCCGCCGGTTAA
- a CDS encoding carboxyl transferase domain-containing protein, with the protein MAVLRSSLRTADPAYAANSAAYARLQEQVAAARTAAVAGGGSQASQAHLKRDKLLPRHRINVLLDPGTPFLEIGQLAAHGLYEGAVPSAGIITGIGIVEGRPCMVMANDATVKGGTYYPLTIKKQVRAQAIARENGLPCIYLVDSGGAFLPLQEDIFPDENHFGRIFRNIAEMSSMGLKQIAAVMGQCTAGGAYIPAMCDETIIVQGNGTIYLGGPQLVQAATGEVVDHQTLGGADVHTRMSGVADHLARDELHALSTVREIVARPGPGRIASPPLAPAEPLYAPSELPGLIPENPKQPIPAREILARILDGSELNEYRERYGSTLICGTGAIGGYPVGVLINDGVLFSESAQKAANFIELCSQSAIPLVFLHNISGFMVGVSYEQGGIAKDGAKMVNAVSTSRVPKFSVIVGGSYGAGAYAMCGRAFGPRLMAAWPNARTSVMGGEQAATVLALVREEQLARKGQRFTPEDAEAYKQPIRERYAAESTAVNAASKLWVDAVIDPADTRAWLAMGLSLAAASPQQDTRFGVFRM; encoded by the coding sequence ATGGCCGTCCTGCGTTCCTCGCTGCGCACGGCGGATCCCGCGTACGCAGCCAACAGCGCGGCCTACGCCAGGCTGCAGGAGCAGGTCGCGGCGGCCCGCACCGCCGCCGTCGCCGGCGGTGGCAGCCAGGCGAGCCAGGCCCACCTCAAGCGCGACAAGCTGCTGCCGCGCCACCGCATCAACGTCCTGCTCGACCCCGGCACTCCGTTCCTGGAGATCGGGCAGCTGGCGGCGCACGGCCTGTACGAAGGTGCCGTGCCGAGCGCCGGCATCATCACCGGCATCGGCATCGTGGAAGGCCGGCCGTGCATGGTCATGGCCAACGACGCCACGGTGAAGGGTGGAACCTACTATCCGCTCACGATCAAGAAGCAGGTCCGGGCGCAGGCCATCGCGCGCGAGAACGGCCTGCCTTGCATCTACCTGGTGGACTCGGGCGGGGCCTTCCTGCCGCTGCAGGAAGACATCTTCCCGGACGAGAACCACTTCGGCCGCATCTTCCGCAACATCGCCGAGATGTCCTCCATGGGCCTCAAGCAGATCGCAGCGGTCATGGGGCAATGCACGGCGGGTGGTGCGTACATCCCCGCCATGTGCGATGAAACGATCATCGTCCAGGGGAACGGCACCATCTACTTGGGCGGGCCGCAGCTGGTCCAGGCCGCCACGGGCGAGGTCGTCGACCACCAGACGCTCGGTGGAGCCGACGTCCACACACGGATGTCCGGTGTGGCGGACCACCTGGCCCGCGACGAGCTCCACGCCCTCTCCACGGTACGCGAGATCGTGGCCCGCCCCGGTCCCGGCCGGATCGCCAGCCCGCCGCTGGCGCCGGCCGAACCCCTGTACGCGCCATCGGAGCTTCCCGGCCTCATCCCGGAAAATCCGAAGCAGCCGATCCCCGCCCGCGAGATCCTGGCGCGCATCCTGGACGGCAGCGAACTGAACGAGTACCGGGAGCGCTATGGCAGCACCCTGATCTGCGGCACCGGGGCCATCGGGGGCTATCCCGTGGGTGTCCTGATCAACGACGGTGTCCTGTTCAGCGAAAGCGCCCAGAAGGCCGCGAACTTCATCGAGCTTTGCAGCCAGAGCGCCATTCCGCTGGTGTTCCTGCACAACATCAGCGGCTTCATGGTGGGCGTGAGCTACGAGCAGGGCGGCATCGCCAAGGACGGGGCGAAGATGGTCAACGCGGTGTCGACGTCGCGCGTGCCCAAGTTCAGCGTCATCGTGGGCGGCAGCTACGGTGCCGGCGCATATGCCATGTGCGGCCGGGCGTTCGGGCCGCGGCTGATGGCCGCGTGGCCGAACGCGCGCACCTCGGTGATGGGCGGCGAACAGGCAGCGACCGTCCTGGCGCTGGTGCGCGAAGAGCAGCTGGCCCGCAAAGGCCAGCGGTTCACGCCCGAGGACGCCGAGGCGTACAAGCAACCGATCCGCGAGCGCTATGCCGCCGAGAGCACCGCGGTCAACGCCGCTTCCAAGCTTTGGGTGGATGCGGTGATCGACCCGGCCGACACGCGGGCGTGGCTGGCCATGGGCCTTTCGCTCGCCGCGGCTTCCCCGCAGCAGGACACGCGTTTCGGCGTGTTCAGGATGTGA
- a CDS encoding enoyl-CoA hydratase/isomerase family protein has translation MNGGRAASVIPGTSEAPVRYDVEDGVATVCIDRPAQRNALSLAVCERLLEIWDDVESNDAVRVAIITSSDCGTFSAGMDLKEAAKVRAETGKDMLQLLRDPFHERMRRVSKPIIAAMTGHFTAGGMVLAANSDLRVGMQGTRGGISESKVGRGSPWGVPMLWMLPQPFLLELMFTGEMIPIERFHQLGFVNYVEADPDAVRARARELARAIAANAPLTIWAAKKSVGAAMDLGCEQGLQAAKRFHERVYASQDAIEGPRAFAEKRAPRWIGA, from the coding sequence ATGAACGGCGGCCGAGCAGCATCCGTGATCCCGGGCACCTCGGAGGCGCCGGTCCGCTACGACGTCGAAGACGGAGTGGCGACGGTCTGCATCGACCGTCCCGCCCAGCGCAATGCGCTGTCGCTCGCGGTCTGCGAGCGGCTGCTCGAGATCTGGGACGACGTCGAGAGCAACGACGCGGTTCGCGTGGCCATCATCACGTCGTCGGACTGCGGCACCTTCTCCGCCGGCATGGACCTGAAGGAAGCCGCGAAGGTGCGCGCGGAGACCGGCAAGGACATGCTGCAGCTGCTGCGCGATCCGTTCCACGAACGCATGCGGCGCGTGTCCAAGCCGATCATCGCCGCGATGACGGGCCATTTCACCGCGGGCGGCATGGTGCTGGCGGCCAACAGCGACCTGCGCGTGGGCATGCAAGGCACCCGCGGCGGGATCTCGGAGTCCAAGGTGGGGCGCGGCTCGCCCTGGGGCGTGCCGATGCTGTGGATGCTGCCGCAGCCCTTCCTCCTGGAACTGATGTTCACCGGCGAGATGATCCCGATCGAGCGCTTCCACCAGCTCGGCTTCGTCAACTACGTCGAGGCCGATCCCGACGCGGTGCGCGCGCGCGCACGGGAACTCGCCCGCGCCATCGCGGCCAACGCGCCGCTGACGATCTGGGCGGCGAAGAAGAGCGTGGGCGCGGCGATGGACCTCGGCTGCGAGCAAGGGCTGCAGGCGGCCAAGCGCTTTCACGAGCGCGTGTACGCCAGCCAGGACGCGATCGAAGGACCGCGCGCCTTCGCCGAAAAACGGGCGCCACGCTGGATCGGCGCATGA
- a CDS encoding acetyl/propionyl/methylcrotonyl-CoA carboxylase subunit alpha produces the protein MFKRVLIANRGEIACRIARTCRAMGIEYVGLYTDVDAAAPHLEGTAARVRIGTGPAAQSYLDIERIVAAARETGCDAVHPGYGFLSENSRFAAAVAAAGLTFVGPKPETIATLGDKARAKALMEAARVPVVPGGGDASDDPETVEAMVRRVGFPVLLKPSAGGGGKGMRVIADAAEVREAVASAIRVARSSFGDGRLIVERFIEQPRHIEVQVFGDSHGNVAHLFERECSLQRRHQKVVEEAPAPNLPEAVRSRLVEAAVRGARSVGYLNAGTFEFIVARDFQFYFLEVNTRLQVEHPVTESVTGLDLVEWQLRVAAGESLPLAQERIRCDGHAVECRIYAEDPAHDFRPSPGEVGAVRWPRHVRVEAGIAAGGVVPPFYDPMVAKLVTHAPSRETALARMVEALDETALMGLTTNIGYLRRVLVDAGVRAAQVHTRYLDEHGSRFATHGGTARAAACAATIGPRSATARHPWACAHVADRASLDPQAPLGRVHLWAGEQQLAAALQARTADGFRVGVDDASWDVAAAQESDGLHRGRIGAGTWFAQWRQGLWELQVHGDRFPLQPARTRRFDEAATAGLAVAPMSGTIAALPVAAGERVAEGATVAVVEAMKMEHRVVAAREGIVRALAFRVGDTVKAGELIVDIE, from the coding sequence ATGTTCAAGCGAGTCCTGATTGCCAACCGTGGCGAGATCGCCTGCCGCATCGCCCGCACCTGCCGCGCGATGGGCATCGAGTATGTAGGTCTCTATACCGACGTGGACGCAGCGGCCCCCCACCTCGAGGGAACCGCTGCGCGAGTCCGGATCGGCACCGGTCCGGCGGCGCAAAGCTACCTGGACATCGAGCGCATCGTCGCGGCGGCGCGCGAGACCGGCTGTGATGCCGTGCATCCGGGCTACGGGTTCCTGTCGGAAAACAGCAGGTTCGCAGCCGCCGTCGCCGCGGCCGGACTGACCTTCGTCGGCCCGAAGCCGGAGACGATAGCCACCCTGGGGGACAAGGCGCGTGCGAAGGCGCTCATGGAAGCGGCGCGCGTCCCCGTGGTGCCCGGTGGCGGCGACGCCAGCGATGACCCGGAAACCGTGGAGGCGATGGTGCGCAGGGTCGGCTTCCCGGTGCTGCTGAAACCCAGTGCCGGCGGCGGCGGCAAAGGCATGCGCGTGATCGCCGATGCCGCGGAAGTGCGTGAGGCGGTCGCCTCCGCGATCCGGGTGGCACGCAGCAGTTTCGGCGATGGCCGCCTGATCGTCGAACGGTTCATCGAACAGCCGCGCCACATCGAGGTGCAGGTTTTCGGTGACAGCCACGGGAACGTGGCGCACCTGTTCGAGCGCGAGTGTTCGCTGCAGCGTCGCCACCAGAAGGTGGTGGAGGAGGCGCCGGCCCCGAACTTGCCGGAGGCGGTGCGCAGCCGCCTCGTCGAGGCCGCGGTGCGCGGCGCCCGCAGCGTGGGTTACCTGAATGCCGGCACCTTCGAATTCATCGTCGCCCGGGACTTCCAGTTCTACTTCCTGGAGGTGAATACGCGCTTGCAGGTGGAGCACCCCGTGACCGAGAGCGTCACCGGGCTGGACCTCGTCGAATGGCAGCTGCGCGTGGCCGCCGGCGAGTCCTTGCCGCTGGCCCAGGAAAGGATCCGCTGTGACGGCCATGCCGTGGAATGCCGGATCTATGCGGAAGATCCGGCCCACGATTTCCGTCCGTCGCCGGGCGAGGTGGGCGCGGTACGCTGGCCGCGGCACGTCCGCGTGGAGGCCGGGATCGCTGCCGGCGGCGTCGTGCCGCCTTTCTACGACCCCATGGTGGCAAAGCTGGTGACGCATGCGCCGTCACGCGAGACCGCGCTGGCACGGATGGTCGAGGCGCTGGACGAAACCGCCCTGATGGGGCTCACCACCAACATCGGCTATTTGCGGCGCGTCCTGGTGGACGCCGGCGTGCGCGCGGCGCAGGTGCACACCCGCTATCTCGACGAGCACGGCAGCCGGTTCGCCACCCACGGCGGGACCGCCCGGGCGGCAGCGTGTGCAGCGACCATCGGGCCACGGTCCGCCACCGCCAGGCACCCCTGGGCTTGCGCGCACGTGGCGGATCGCGCCAGCCTGGATCCGCAGGCGCCGCTGGGCCGCGTGCACCTGTGGGCGGGCGAACAGCAGTTGGCGGCCGCCCTGCAGGCGCGCACCGCGGATGGATTTCGCGTCGGTGTGGATGACGCGTCGTGGGACGTGGCTGCCGCGCAGGAAAGCGACGGCTTGCACCGGGGCCGCATCGGGGCGGGCACCTGGTTCGCGCAATGGCGACAGGGCCTTTGGGAACTGCAGGTCCATGGCGACCGCTTCCCGCTCCAGCCGGCGCGGACTCGCCGCTTCGACGAAGCTGCCACCGCGGGATTGGCAGTGGCGCCCATGTCGGGGACCATTGCCGCGTTGCCCGTGGCAGCGGGCGAACGCGTGGCCGAAGGGGCCACCGTGGCCGTGGTGGAAGCCATGAAGATGGAGCACAGGGTGGTCGCGGCGCGCGAGGGGATCGTGCGCGCCCTTGCCTTCCGGGTCGGCGACACGGTGAAGGCCGGCGAGCTGATCGTCGACATCGAGTGA
- a CDS encoding FAS1-like dehydratase domain-containing protein, which produces MKTPILKDKNGLQIMGVGLHWNDVEVGDRFRTLGKTITEADIAMYVAAVGMVEEMFTNVEYIKEVSVIGSRPVPGSLVFCTAEGLLMQSTMQRTGMAFLEADVKVHKPTTAGDTIHVECEVVEARATSKADRGLLRTSNKVVNQRGEVVLTYNPLRMVKTRPAA; this is translated from the coding sequence ATGAAGACACCCATCCTGAAGGACAAGAACGGGCTCCAGATCATGGGGGTCGGCCTCCACTGGAACGACGTCGAGGTCGGCGACCGCTTCCGCACGCTGGGCAAGACCATCACGGAAGCAGACATCGCCATGTACGTGGCCGCCGTCGGCATGGTGGAAGAGATGTTCACCAACGTCGAATACATCAAGGAGGTGTCGGTGATCGGCTCGCGGCCCGTGCCCGGCTCCCTGGTGTTCTGCACCGCCGAAGGGCTGCTGATGCAAAGCACCATGCAGCGCACCGGCATGGCCTTCCTCGAAGCCGACGTGAAGGTCCACAAGCCGACCACCGCGGGCGACACCATCCACGTGGAATGCGAAGTCGTCGAGGCGCGGGCGACCAGCAAGGCGGACCGCGGCCTGCTGCGCACCTCCAACAAGGTCGTCAATCAGCGCGGCGAAGTGGTGCTCACGTACAACCCGCTGCGCATGGTGAAGACGCGCCCCGCCGCCTGA